One part of the Panthera leo isolate Ple1 chromosome D4, P.leo_Ple1_pat1.1, whole genome shotgun sequence genome encodes these proteins:
- the LOC122204427 gene encoding protein NipSnap homolog 3A-like isoform X2 — MLVLRSGLTRALAARTLAPQVHSSFATGPRQYDGTFYEFRTYYFKPSKMNEFLENLKKNIHLRTAHSELVGSWSVEFGGKMNKVFHIWKYDNFAHRTEVRKALAKNKDWQQFLIPNLALIDEQEFEITYLVPWCKLEKPAKEGVYELVIFQMKPGGPALWGDAFRRALNAHVDLGYSKLVGVFHTEYGALNRVHVLWWNESADSRAAGRHQSHEDPRVVAAVRESVNYLVSQQNMLLLPTSFSPLK, encoded by the exons ATGCTCGTCCTCCGAAGCGGCCTGACTAGAGCTCTGGCTGCGCGGACGCTCGCGCCTCAG GTGCACTCATCTTTTGCTACGGGCCCAAGACAATATGATGGAACATTCTATGAATTTCGTACTTATTACTTTAAGCCCTCAAAGATGAATGAGTTTCTGGAAAACCTTAAGAAAAACATACATCTTCGGACAGCTCACTCTGAATTGGTTGGATCCTGGAGTGTAGAATTTGGAGGCAAAATGAATAAAGTGTTTCATATTTGGAAGTATG ATAATTTTGCTCACCGAACTGAAGTTCGGAAAGCACTGGCCAAAAATAAAGATTGGCAACAATTTCTCATTCCAAATCTGGCTCTCATAGATGAACAAGAGTTTGAGATTACTTACCTGGTACCATGGTGCAAATTAGAAAAGCCTGCAAAAGAAG GAGTCTATGAGCTggttatttttcagatgaaaccAGGTGGGCCAGCTCTGTGGGGTGACGCATTTAGAAGGGCACTTAATGCCCATGTGGATCTAGGCTACTCAAAACTAGTCGGAGTTTTCCACACAGAATATGGAGCACTCAACAGAG TTCATGTTCTTTGGTGGAATGAGAGTGCAGACAGTCGTGCAGCTGGGAGACATCAGTCTCATGAGGATCCCAGAGTTGTGGCAGCTG TTCGGGAGAGTGTCAATTACCTCGTGTCTCAACAGAATATGCTTCTGCTTCCTACATCATTTTCACCTTTGAAATAG
- the LOC122204427 gene encoding protein NipSnap homolog 3A-like isoform X1, with amino-acid sequence MFENRKWGHGTRGNMEAQFREGPLVHSSFATGPRQYDGTFYEFRTYYFKPSKMNEFLENLKKNIHLRTAHSELVGSWSVEFGGKMNKVFHIWKYDNFAHRTEVRKALAKNKDWQQFLIPNLALIDEQEFEITYLVPWCKLEKPAKEGVYELVIFQMKPGGPALWGDAFRRALNAHVDLGYSKLVGVFHTEYGALNRVHVLWWNESADSRAAGRHQSHEDPRVVAAVRESVNYLVSQQNMLLLPTSFSPLK; translated from the exons ATGTTTGAGAACCGGAAGTGGGGTCACGGGACTCGCGGGAACATGGAGGCGCAGTTCAGGGAGGGTCCGCTG GTGCACTCATCTTTTGCTACGGGCCCAAGACAATATGATGGAACATTCTATGAATTTCGTACTTATTACTTTAAGCCCTCAAAGATGAATGAGTTTCTGGAAAACCTTAAGAAAAACATACATCTTCGGACAGCTCACTCTGAATTGGTTGGATCCTGGAGTGTAGAATTTGGAGGCAAAATGAATAAAGTGTTTCATATTTGGAAGTATG ATAATTTTGCTCACCGAACTGAAGTTCGGAAAGCACTGGCCAAAAATAAAGATTGGCAACAATTTCTCATTCCAAATCTGGCTCTCATAGATGAACAAGAGTTTGAGATTACTTACCTGGTACCATGGTGCAAATTAGAAAAGCCTGCAAAAGAAG GAGTCTATGAGCTggttatttttcagatgaaaccAGGTGGGCCAGCTCTGTGGGGTGACGCATTTAGAAGGGCACTTAATGCCCATGTGGATCTAGGCTACTCAAAACTAGTCGGAGTTTTCCACACAGAATATGGAGCACTCAACAGAG TTCATGTTCTTTGGTGGAATGAGAGTGCAGACAGTCGTGCAGCTGGGAGACATCAGTCTCATGAGGATCCCAGAGTTGTGGCAGCTG TTCGGGAGAGTGTCAATTACCTCGTGTCTCAACAGAATATGCTTCTGCTTCCTACATCATTTTCACCTTTGAAATAG